DNA from Nitrospira sp.:
ACACTCCGCCGCTCCGATCACGCCGGATGCCTGTTTGGCCATCGAAGACTCGCTCCCCGGCATCCGGGCCGCACGATCAGCGAGAATGAAGGTCTTGGCGGTAGCCAATACGCATACCGTACAAGACCTTCACGAGGCCGATGCAATCAGCTATAGTTTGAGCGAAACGCGCCTCGAGGAGTTGCGCACCCGCTTATGGCCGACATAAGCCTGAGACAACGATGAGAATCTGCTCACTCATCCCCGGGGCGACGGAAGTGGTCGCCGCTCTCGACTTGGCCGACCAACTGGTCGGCATCAGCCACGAATGCGACTTCCCTGCCTCGGTTCGACACATTCCTGTCATGATCGAACCCATGGTTGGAAAGGACGGAAGTTCCGGTAGGGAAATCGACAGACAGGTCAAAGAGCTCGTGGCATCAGGACAGCGGCTTTACCGACTCAACGAGGGCGCGCTTTGCCGGGCCTGTCCGGACCTTATTTTGACACAAGACCTATGTCACGTCTGCTCGATCACACCGGACCAACTGACACGCGCGATCAAGTCCCTTCAGCATCGACCCGAGGTACTCACACTCAGCCCGACGACGTTGGACGGCGTGATCGATGATATGGAGCGCATCGCCCAAGCGGCAGGCGTACTCGAGAAAGGACGGGCACTCACCCAGGAACTCCGGCGTCGAGTGGGCCAGGTGCGCGAAGAGGTCGGCAGGACATCATCGCGCCCTCGAGTGGTATGTCTTGAATGGCTGGATCCTCTCTATGTCGCAGGCCATTGGGTTCCGGAAATGGTTGAGCTGGCCGGTGGCCGCAATGTCCTTGGGTCTCAAGACGTCCCATCGCATGAAACCACGTGGCAGGCCGTCGAAGCCGCTCGCCCGGATGTGATCCTTGTCATGCCCTGCGGGTACTCCGTCGAGCGGACGGTCAATGAGCTCAGGCGCATGGGACCAACCGGTGACATATGGCGGCGGGCTTGTGAACAGCGGGCGGATCTCTACGTCGTCGATGCGGCATCCTTCTTCAGCCGCCCAGGCCCTCGACTCGTCGACGGGGTGGAGCTGCTCGCGGCCATTCTGCACCCGACCTCGGACCATCCTATCGACCGAGCCAAAGCGATCAAACTTGAGGCCACCACCCTCACGGAGAGCTGCCCGTCATGACGGTCTCTGATGCTCAAACTTATTGCACCGACTACACGAAGCAAAGCGGCAGCAACTTTTACTATTCGTTCCTCTTCCTTCCCAAAGCCAAACGCGACGCCATGTACACGGTCTATGCCTTCTGCAAGGCCGTCGACAGCGCCGTCGACGAACCGAACGCCGGTAGCAGCCCAAAAGATGAACTCAAGCGTTGGCGTGAGGAACTTGAGGCGGTGTATTCGGGCACCCCGACCAGTCCCATCATGGTGAGCCTCGCTCACCATGTGAAGGCCTTGGGTATTCCAAAGGCGTACTTCGAGGAACTGATCAAGGGCGTCGAGATGGATTTGTTCAACAATCGCTATGTCACGTTCGATGAGCTGTCGCTCTATTGCTATCGCGTCGCCTCCGTAGTAGGGCTCATCTGTTTGCATGTATTCGGCGTTACATCGGCGCGCGCACAGGATTATGCGGTGGCACTCGGCATGGCCTTTCAACTGACCAACATCCTCCGTGATGTCGGAACGGATGCCGCCGAAAGTCGTATCTATCTGCCGCTGGACGACTTACGGAAGTGGAATCATTCGGAAAAAGCCATACTCAATCGAAGCTATTCTCCAGAGTTCCGCGCGTTGATGGAATATGAGGCGTCTCAAGCACACCACTATTATAAGCGAGCCGATGCGGCCCTCATGGGACTCTCGCCTCAAGAGCGCCGCGCGTTGACGGTCGCGGAAATCATGCGTGGTATTTACAGTCGGATTTTGGAACGGATCGAACGGTCGAACTATCAGGTCTTCGGACCGCGTATTAGCCTCACCACCACCCAACGTGTGGTTATCGCCCTACGTATTTGGCTTCGCTCTCGATTCTTGTGACCGCGCCGCCCTCACAAACCGTTCTCATTCTCGGCGCAGGCCTGGCCGGTCTGACAACTGCGTACCATCTCAGTCAACAGGGCTACCAGGTCACCCTGCTCGATCATCCCGACTGGCTCGATGGATTCCGGACCAGCGTATTCCAACCAGCTCCGATTGTTCTGGGATGTCACCATGAGACCAGGCTGGTCCTTCGTACACTTGATCGAGAAGAACCTTCTGAATCCGACCGAACGATTCCATTGGAATTTCGGCTTCCCGATGGGCAAATCGTCCCCTATCAGTCGGCCCGCCTCCCCGGCGCCTTTCAGTGGATGATGAGTCTCTTCAGCTTTCACGGCCTTTCCTGGCAGGATCGGTGGAGACTCTTCTCCCATGTCGAACAAATATGGGAACAAGCCCAAACCCTCCCGGCAGATTTAGAGAATCGGACTGGGGACGAATGGCTGACGGCAATCGGACAGAGTTCCGAAGCGCGAGAGCGCATCTGGGCTCCGCTCGCTCAATGGTTGACCGGCAACGAACTGGCCCGTCTCTCCGCCGCGACTTTCGTCCATCTACTTTCAACCGTGTTTCTGCGCGACGCGTCGGACGCGAGGCTCACACACCTGTCCGGTTCCGTCGACCACCGGTTCATCGAGCCCATGAAACAGACGTTCCAACCAGGTAATGTACGCATTGTCTCCTTGCCCCATCGGCCTACTCTTCGGTTTGGACAGAACGGTGTGAGCGAAATCCGTCTTCAGGACGACAGCAGGCTGCGGGCCAACCGGTACGTCATTGCGCTGTCCTATCAGAATCTATTGAAGTTGCTGCCGGAACGGCTGCTAACACGCTACGCCTACTTCGCACAGATCACCGAGCTCAAAAGCTTGAGCGAAGTAGTTATTGAAGTGACCTGCCCGGCTACGGAGCAAAGGCCTCGTCTGCTCCTCTTCTCAGGCCGACCATTCCATCAGCTCACTAGCGCATCGCTCGAGTCCGACGAGATCGGATATCGACTGTCTGCCGTTGGAAACTCGCTCGCTGAGTTGAACAACGATCAGTTGATCGAAGCAGCCCAGACCGAGATGTGCGAGTTGTTCTCAGGAACGGCCAGGAAGGATGTGATCGTTCGATCAATCTTTCGTGAAACCAACGCTGCCATTGTACTTGCACCGGGCGCTGCGCGATTGAGACCGCTCCAACAAAGTCCCGTTCAGAACTTGCTCGTCAGCGGGGCATGGACCGACACCGGATGGCCCGCCAATCTTGAGAGCGCGCTCGTCAGCGCCCGTCGCTGCGCAGAGCTCATCGCCGGCCGCGGAGCTTGACTGCGCGACTAGGGAATGGCACGAAGGCGAGACTGGCAACTCATCGGGTCTGCTGCTGCTTCTTCTTATCTATCTCGTCGCCTCCCTCAGACGTAATTGATCGATATGCAGCGTGATGCCCAATCCGGCGTGCCAATGAACAATCCCTTCATCGTTCACCTCCCCTTTTGAAGTGGGCTCGCATTCTACAGCGGCCCGCTCCCTTGGCGAACAGTTCTCGATATAGATCTGATCATCCGAATATCCTTTCGCCGGATTTGACTTCTGATGCCGGCAAACGAAGTGCGCTTCGGGGAACCACCCAAATACGTAAGAAATACATGGCACCGCGATGGCACCGCATTTGCGATAACCCGTGCGTATTCGACGTTCTCATGCGTCACAACCGCCGGTCCATTCAACGAAGGAGGACACCATGCATGATCTCGATCACACGCAGATGGAAAACCGGGGACCGTGAATAAATGGGGAATATAGAAGCGGGTGATGGATCCGCCGGTGATGCATCATCGTGAATTGTTGTTCATCAACAAGCTTGAGGAGGAATGCCATGCACGATATCGATCGTACACAAACGGAATACAACCCAGAGACAGGATTTGAATCGGAGCAGTTCGAGTCGGAGCAGTTTGAATCGGAGCAGTTTGAGTATGGTGAAACAGCTGAATGGGGAGAAGTATTTAACGAAACCGAGCTAATGGAGATAGCAGCAGAATTGCTTGAGGTCAGAGACGAGGCCGAACTTGACCGATTTCTCGGTGACCTCATCAAAAAGGCCGGAGGCGCAATTCGCAAGGTCGTAAAGTCACCTGTGGGCCAGGCCATCGGAGGGATTCTCAAAGGCGCCGCCAAGAAGGCATTGCCCATTGCCGGGGGGGCCCTCGGTGGTTGGGTGGGAGGACCGCTTGGCGCCAAAATCGGAAGCGGCCTCGCGTCCATGGCTGGCAAGGCGTTAGGTCTCGAACTCGAGGCTCTGAGCGCGGAGGACCGTGAGTTCGAGGGGGCAAAACAATTTGTGCGTTTCGCCGGCGAAGCGGTGAAGAACGCCGCCGCCGCCCCACCCACCACCAATCCAAGGGCGGTGGCCAATGCCTCGGCGGCAGCAGCCGCGCGGAAATTTGCTCCTGGGTTCTTGACAGGAGCGGCAGGGGCGGCAATCCCATCGGCCGCATTGCTTTCTGGACGCGGCCGTAGCGGACGGTGGATCCGTCGAGGCAACCGTATCATCCTGTTCGGAGTGTGAACCATGATCGCCATCGGTCCGCTCGCATCATGGATGTTGGAACAAGAGGCGCGCGCATTGCTCACCCGGTTGGACCGGGTCAAATCTTTCGCACTGTACGAACCGATGTTGCCGGCAGCGGACATCTTACCCGACGCGCACACCGCGATCGAGACATATCTGGCGAAAGGGCGCCGTGAGCTGTATGACCTCGTTCACGGATTTTTGAGATGGCTACACGGGCCCCAGGGCCGCCGAGCCGCGCCGGCCGATGCTCACCGCCGGTTCGCGTTTCTCCGCCTCAAGTTCAACATCGTGCTCACGCAGTTTGACCTATTCAGTGATGTGCTCACGCAGCGCAGCGAAAACGAAACCGGAGTCTGGTTATCGGGCCTCGATATCGCCTCAGCCGATGCCTTGGCCTTGCCCGGTGACTATTACAAGGCACCGCCCGTGATCTGTTACCTCGATCGCGGAGTGGGAGCAGCCATCCGGCGGGCACGGACGCGAATGCCCGGCGGAGGGGACAATCCCGTTGCCATCATTCGTGTGCCGCGCGAGCGCATGGTCGGCAGCGGGATTGCCTCGTCCCTGGTCCATGAAGTGGGGCATCAGGCTGCAGTGCTGCTCGATCTGGTCAATTCGCTGCGGCCGGTATTGGGCGGGCTACAACGTGGGAGCGGTGGAGACCCCATCGTGTG
Protein-coding regions in this window:
- the hpnD gene encoding presqualene diphosphate synthase HpnD yields the protein MTVSDAQTYCTDYTKQSGSNFYYSFLFLPKAKRDAMYTVYAFCKAVDSAVDEPNAGSSPKDELKRWREELEAVYSGTPTSPIMVSLAHHVKALGIPKAYFEELIKGVEMDLFNNRYVTFDELSLYCYRVASVVGLICLHVFGVTSARAQDYAVALGMAFQLTNILRDVGTDAAESRIYLPLDDLRKWNHSEKAILNRSYSPEFRALMEYEASQAHHYYKRADAALMGLSPQERRALTVAEIMRGIYSRILERIERSNYQVFGPRISLTTTQRVVIALRIWLRSRFL
- a CDS encoding cobalamin-binding protein, coding for MRICSLIPGATEVVAALDLADQLVGISHECDFPASVRHIPVMIEPMVGKDGSSGREIDRQVKELVASGQRLYRLNEGALCRACPDLILTQDLCHVCSITPDQLTRAIKSLQHRPEVLTLSPTTLDGVIDDMERIAQAAGVLEKGRALTQELRRRVGQVREEVGRTSSRPRVVCLEWLDPLYVAGHWVPEMVELAGGRNVLGSQDVPSHETTWQAVEAARPDVILVMPCGYSVERTVNELRRMGPTGDIWRRACEQRADLYVVDAASFFSRPGPRLVDGVELLAAILHPTSDHPIDRAKAIKLEATTLTESCPS
- a CDS encoding FAD-dependent oxidoreductase, with the translated sequence MASLSILVTAPPSQTVLILGAGLAGLTTAYHLSQQGYQVTLLDHPDWLDGFRTSVFQPAPIVLGCHHETRLVLRTLDREEPSESDRTIPLEFRLPDGQIVPYQSARLPGAFQWMMSLFSFHGLSWQDRWRLFSHVEQIWEQAQTLPADLENRTGDEWLTAIGQSSEARERIWAPLAQWLTGNELARLSAATFVHLLSTVFLRDASDARLTHLSGSVDHRFIEPMKQTFQPGNVRIVSLPHRPTLRFGQNGVSEIRLQDDSRLRANRYVIALSYQNLLKLLPERLLTRYAYFAQITELKSLSEVVIEVTCPATEQRPRLLLFSGRPFHQLTSASLESDEIGYRLSAVGNSLAELNNDQLIEAAQTEMCELFSGTARKDVIVRSIFRETNAAIVLAPGAARLRPLQQSPVQNLLVSGAWTDTGWPANLESALVSARRCAELIAGRGA